A DNA window from uncultured Methanoregula sp. contains the following coding sequences:
- a CDS encoding type II/IV secretion system ATPase subunit: MELGSIRGFLSGFRERASTIRIFSTKTETSSDLPLLNTGSGVRLRLSGLFESFMAVLTKPGWLGIASLFALVLGTLVAAYIVLFVDLGLPAMIILSIVFLAAAYVSGSAISRRSKDNTWLRARPKSPLSMASDDSVGPEPVPEYRNPATGSAIPEERTLATLEQYWVVEPFSFVKIVRIGNQGFVYTVVEPAISGKEKTLLQETYARLRDIIIYDSTEADRSDHLEPRFIAGIIRQFDPSITDERLSLMNYYLRRDLSGYGPLEVLMRDPALEDISCNGNNLPVFVYHKIHGSLPSSIVLREGELNQFVLKLAQKANKQVSLSNPMVDATLPDGARVQITYSDVVSTKGSSFTIRKFRAEPMTPLDLIRMGTFSAETLAFLWLAIKNRKSLLVVGGTASGKTSTMNAVSLFIPQNAKIVSLEDTREIQLPHKNWLPTQTRELNVEGIKGDIDMFSLLKASMRQRPEYIIVGEVRGHEAQTLFQAMNTGHSTLSTIHAGSVNEAINRLTHDPINVPSVMFQALDLVIVQSIYTIGNTRIRRNLSIHEIEVDKAGEIHPVLLFEWDLKSDTFRRTNEKSRVLAEIAFHNGWSEEELDHQVKKREEFFMWALEVEPPSITDLANAIHDLGD; this comes from the coding sequence ATGGAATTGGGCAGTATACGCGGGTTCCTGTCCGGGTTCCGGGAGAGAGCATCCACAATCAGGATCTTCTCTACAAAAACCGAGACGTCCTCAGATCTGCCCCTGCTCAACACCGGATCCGGGGTACGACTGAGGCTGTCCGGGCTTTTTGAATCGTTCATGGCAGTGCTTACCAAACCGGGTTGGTTGGGGATAGCATCCCTTTTTGCACTGGTTCTTGGAACCCTGGTGGCTGCATACATCGTGTTGTTCGTTGACCTTGGTCTTCCTGCAATGATCATCCTCTCGATTGTTTTTCTCGCAGCGGCGTATGTGTCGGGAAGTGCAATCAGCCGCAGAAGCAAAGACAACACCTGGCTTCGCGCAAGACCGAAGAGCCCCCTCTCCATGGCATCCGATGACTCTGTCGGCCCTGAACCGGTCCCCGAATACCGGAATCCAGCAACGGGTTCAGCAATCCCGGAGGAAAGAACGCTTGCAACCCTTGAGCAGTACTGGGTTGTCGAACCGTTCTCGTTTGTAAAGATAGTCAGGATCGGTAACCAGGGGTTCGTGTATACGGTTGTCGAACCGGCGATATCAGGGAAAGAAAAGACCCTCCTCCAGGAGACCTATGCACGCCTGCGGGACATCATCATCTACGATTCAACGGAGGCCGACAGGAGCGATCATCTCGAACCCCGGTTCATTGCCGGGATCATCCGACAGTTCGATCCCTCGATCACTGATGAACGCCTCTCCCTCATGAACTATTACTTAAGACGGGATCTCTCCGGCTATGGTCCCCTTGAAGTTCTCATGCGGGATCCAGCTCTCGAAGACATCAGCTGCAATGGGAACAACCTGCCTGTTTTCGTGTACCACAAGATTCACGGCAGCCTGCCGAGCAGTATCGTCCTCCGCGAGGGAGAACTGAACCAGTTCGTGCTCAAGCTTGCCCAGAAGGCGAACAAGCAGGTCTCCCTCTCGAACCCCATGGTTGATGCAACCCTGCCGGACGGTGCCCGGGTCCAGATCACCTACAGCGACGTTGTCTCAACAAAAGGCAGCTCGTTCACCATCAGGAAGTTCCGGGCCGAGCCCATGACCCCGCTGGATCTCATCCGGATGGGTACCTTCAGTGCGGAGACCCTTGCATTCCTCTGGCTTGCAATCAAGAACCGGAAAAGCCTGCTCGTGGTGGGGGGTACCGCGAGCGGCAAGACTTCAACCATGAATGCGGTCTCGCTCTTCATCCCGCAGAATGCAAAGATCGTTTCCCTTGAAGACACCCGGGAGATCCAGCTCCCGCACAAAAACTGGCTTCCTACCCAGACCCGCGAGTTGAATGTTGAAGGGATCAAGGGGGACATCGACATGTTCTCGCTCCTCAAAGCGAGCATGCGTCAGCGGCCCGAATATATTATTGTCGGGGAAGTGCGGGGGCATGAGGCCCAGACCCTCTTCCAGGCTATGAACACCGGGCACTCCACCCTGTCAACAATTCACGCCGGCAGCGTCAACGAGGCAATCAACCGGCTGACCCATGATCCGATCAATGTTCCCTCCGTCATGTTCCAGGCCCTGGACCTGGTGATCGTCCAGTCCATCTATACCATTGGCAACACGAGAATCCGCAGGAATTTATCCATTCACGAGATCGAAGTGGACAAAGCTGGGGAGATCCATCCGGTCCTGTTATTCGAATGGGATCTCAAGAGCGATACCTTCCGCAGGACAAATGAGAAATCCCGGGTTCTTGCGGAGATAGCCTTCCATAACGGGTGGAGCGAGGAAGAGCTCGACCACCAGGTAAAAAAACGCGAAGAGTTCTTCATGTGGGCCCTGGAAGTCGAACCGCCATCAATTACGGATCTCGCCAACGCCATCCACGATCTCGGTGACTGA
- a CDS encoding PEGA domain-containing protein — MRESFFLGCIVILTVSAAIFYPAAAADSSCSLSIASIPNGGSVSINGNEYGPAPLMNISVPCGMHHIIVSQDGFDDFLAESDLQPGEHKDIIADLQGKADRAVIIVRTKPVFAELYVDGNYEGKTPVRVNNLLPGPHTILLTAEGFEPYKDVVTASVGMIPEYTEYLVPLPGTGFLSINSFPEGASVRVDGIETGLTPTNLQRVPAGNHTVTISKAGYGNFTGIVNIKGGEAQVAKADLALTPTSSILYLDSAPVGSGVYVNDTFKGVTPLTLDNFPPGDYLLEFRDPAGSSASGAFSFAAGGSYDLFTTMDNRTNGTISNREWQYDNNCYVKQQQGWTMVNATPVIERTFTWYGTGHKATITLDIPNDLYNYYRNQPHPRGENQTTFSHYAINARDRQYLRALVEKLTDANGLRTYDDRTDYRNTVAFVQSIRYMEDIDPVSKQKTDYWKYPVETLADGSGDCEDTAILTTALLKEMGYDVAIVLFNDHAGTAIACDNCNGYYYPLNNKRYYYLETTSAGSSLGMLDKKYQMSTAKVIPL; from the coding sequence ATGCGAGAGAGTTTTTTTTTGGGATGTATCGTAATCCTGACAGTATCCGCGGCGATCTTTTATCCCGCGGCAGCAGCAGACAGCTCCTGTTCCTTATCCATAGCCTCCATCCCGAACGGGGGATCCGTTTCCATCAACGGGAACGAATACGGGCCGGCACCGCTGATGAATATCAGCGTACCGTGCGGGATGCATCATATCATTGTCAGCCAGGACGGGTTTGATGACTTCCTGGCAGAATCTGATCTCCAACCGGGGGAACATAAGGATATCATTGCAGATCTCCAGGGAAAAGCGGATCGTGCTGTAATAATTGTCCGAACAAAACCTGTGTTTGCAGAACTCTACGTGGATGGAAATTACGAAGGAAAAACACCGGTAAGGGTTAACAATCTTTTGCCGGGACCACATACCATTCTTCTCACCGCTGAAGGATTTGAGCCCTACAAAGACGTCGTGACCGCCTCAGTCGGGATGATCCCGGAATATACCGAATATCTTGTTCCCCTGCCCGGAACCGGGTTTCTCAGTATCAACTCGTTTCCTGAAGGAGCCTCAGTGCGTGTTGACGGTATTGAGACCGGGCTCACTCCAACGAATCTCCAGAGGGTCCCCGCCGGTAACCACACAGTCACAATCAGTAAAGCCGGGTACGGTAACTTTACCGGTATCGTCAATATCAAAGGTGGGGAAGCCCAGGTGGCAAAAGCGGATCTGGCACTGACTCCCACATCCAGTATCCTGTATCTTGATTCGGCACCCGTGGGATCGGGAGTATACGTGAATGATACTTTCAAAGGCGTCACCCCATTAACCCTTGACAACTTTCCTCCCGGGGACTACCTGCTGGAATTCCGCGATCCTGCCGGATCATCCGCCAGCGGGGCATTCAGTTTTGCAGCCGGGGGATCCTATGACCTTTTTACCACGATGGATAACCGGACAAACGGAACGATAAGCAATCGTGAATGGCAGTACGACAACAATTGTTACGTGAAACAACAGCAGGGCTGGACGATGGTAAACGCGACTCCTGTTATTGAGAGAACCTTCACATGGTATGGAACCGGGCATAAGGCAACGATTACTCTTGACATCCCGAACGATTTGTACAACTATTACCGGAACCAGCCCCATCCCCGTGGAGAGAACCAGACCACGTTCTCTCACTATGCGATCAATGCCCGGGACCGGCAGTATCTCCGTGCCCTTGTGGAAAAACTCACGGATGCCAATGGCCTCAGGACCTACGATGACCGGACGGATTACCGGAACACGGTCGCGTTTGTCCAGAGCATCAGGTACATGGAGGATATCGATCCGGTATCAAAACAGAAAACCGACTACTGGAAATATCCGGTGGAGACGCTTGCCGACGGGAGCGGGGATTGCGAGGATACGGCAATCCTCACAACGGCTCTCCTCAAAGAGATGGGATACGATGTTGCCATCGTACTTTTTAACGACCACGCTGGAACGGCGATAGCCTGTGACAACTGCAATGGCTATTACTACCCGCTCAATAACAAGCGCTACTATTACCTGGAGACCACGAGTGCGGGATCCTCGCTGGGCATGCTGGATAAAAAATACCAGATGTCAACAGCGAAGGTAATCCCCCTTTGA
- a CDS encoding DUF5658 family protein yields the protein MPVQQVFPIRDTGTRRTLFWGTAILGSLFILDILSTEIILRFGGVEQNPVMIGIVQWPLLHLAVKIALLVLVFFMVLVAEGHLKGSGKIFFILLIGMYLFVICNNIANIAMNLFTG from the coding sequence ATGCCCGTTCAGCAGGTCTTCCCTATTCGCGATACCGGAACCCGGAGAACACTTTTCTGGGGTACGGCAATCCTCGGGAGTTTATTCATCCTTGACATTCTTTCAACCGAGATCATCCTGAGATTCGGAGGTGTGGAACAGAACCCGGTAATGATTGGGATCGTTCAGTGGCCGCTCCTGCACCTTGCCGTCAAAATTGCGCTTCTGGTACTGGTCTTTTTCATGGTCCTCGTTGCCGAAGGCCATCTCAAGGGATCCGGAAAGATCTTCTTTATCCTCCTCATTGGCATGTATCTCTTCGTAATCTGCAACAATATCGCCAATATTGCGATGAATCTGTTCACCGGGTGA
- a CDS encoding metal-dependent hydrolase: protein MITRHHIALTGISTLILCSALVPTSPALILVICTGACTGAILPDIQMKKPRGFQLRTAAWMITRFSRQICMPLLCRMYRNLTGQDLDPGDKRLTHSIPGIIFIWLVTAVLLLVPSSILPESQALYISFAFLGGVMLGLILHLIEDLCTRKGITPLFPFSTTKIFGSIRPCDSTDRRIAQFHYYDGSVAAIILAFQYLGTGATLPSESICLFGLGSCLGMMVLSSDVEIIPEDPKDGVPVAPPQVLLDPIFFPGKPRYPTTGLMMGIYYFDTL, encoded by the coding sequence ATGATCACCCGGCACCATATTGCACTGACAGGAATTAGTACTCTTATCCTGTGCAGTGCGCTGGTGCCCACATCTCCGGCACTCATCCTTGTGATCTGCACGGGCGCCTGTACCGGTGCTATCCTGCCGGACATCCAGATGAAAAAACCGCGTGGTTTCCAGCTGAGGACCGCTGCATGGATGATAACAAGGTTCAGCAGACAGATCTGCATGCCCCTGCTCTGCCGGATGTACAGGAACCTGACAGGGCAGGACCTGGACCCTGGTGACAAGCGGCTGACTCATTCAATCCCCGGGATCATCTTCATCTGGCTCGTCACGGCAGTCCTTTTACTCGTTCCTTCATCCATCCTCCCGGAGAGTCAGGCCCTGTACATCTCTTTTGCATTTCTCGGGGGGGTGATGCTCGGCCTGATCCTGCACCTGATCGAAGACCTGTGCACCCGTAAGGGAATTACCCCTCTCTTCCCGTTCAGCACAACGAAGATCTTCGGTTCGATCCGTCCCTGCGACAGCACCGACCGGAGGATCGCCCAGTTCCATTACTATGACGGTTCGGTGGCGGCAATCATCCTCGCGTTCCAGTACCTTGGAACCGGGGCAACCCTCCCATCAGAATCCATATGCCTGTTTGGCCTCGGGTCCTGCCTGGGGATGATGGTCCTGTCGTCAGATGTGGAGATCATACCGGAAGATCCAAAGGACGGGGTACCGGTAGCACCGCCGCAGGTCCTGCTGGACCCGATATTCTTTCCAGGAAAGCCCCGGTATCCCACAACGGGACTGATGATGGGCATATATTATTTTGATACCCTCTGA
- a CDS encoding radical SAM protein yields the protein MECSYCERACEIPDTMSGYCRMYRNEQGIITENHPDAYLNIYPVSSESIPMLHFFPNSIFLLISTIGCNFACDGCISEFQTTRPGTLEKVLTRHTPEEILAVAKEGGCRGITFCLNEPAVSFPTFLRVARAAKSAGLLVGCSTNGYMTPWALQTLIPYLDFANIGLKGSTDERYRECGARSADPVYRNVRALHDAGVAVEVSTMYICGRESEVFGAAERIRAISPSTPFQVMRFIATHENLKDLQPDRQQGEQICTELRRVLDHVYLFNTPGTTELDSRCPACGATIVHRVFFGPMAARVLTCLPDGVCSCGYRFPCRGEIEPIPETGPRVLGGYRSIMGVKFIANILMVLGITDEREIDRLCNTVIANGYLQALQDMEDNVGTFIGMAYYLGALAGREAEAKRLTDFVQSEVKDVKDRAALAAENPRVYVVFCHPLFPVYAAKFVNLLVGMAGGVSLNREQNFIESRNAEYTVDALNRLDPDVILITGHFIPPLDEFLGTCRELGIGCRAIGERRVYTLDSEHTLGTLGWLITLMDIANHLHPEIFRYSLEVEKARLDKVIAGLSE from the coding sequence ATGGAATGCAGTTATTGCGAACGGGCATGTGAAATTCCGGATACCATGAGCGGGTACTGCCGGATGTACCGTAACGAACAGGGGATCATAACGGAAAACCACCCGGATGCCTATCTCAATATTTACCCGGTCTCCAGCGAATCCATCCCGATGCTCCACTTCTTTCCGAACAGCATCTTTCTGCTCATCAGCACTATCGGGTGCAACTTTGCCTGTGATGGCTGCATATCCGAGTTCCAGACCACCCGGCCTGGAACGCTCGAGAAGGTGCTCACCCGGCATACTCCTGAAGAGATCCTCGCGGTTGCAAAGGAAGGCGGCTGCCGGGGCATCACGTTCTGCCTCAATGAGCCGGCGGTCTCCTTTCCCACGTTCCTCCGGGTTGCCCGGGCTGCGAAATCTGCGGGACTGCTTGTAGGGTGCTCTACCAACGGCTACATGACGCCATGGGCATTGCAGACCCTGATACCCTATCTGGACTTTGCCAATATCGGTCTTAAGGGATCAACGGACGAGCGGTACCGGGAATGCGGGGCACGATCTGCGGACCCGGTGTACCGGAATGTCCGGGCCCTGCACGATGCCGGGGTGGCAGTGGAAGTCTCAACTATGTACATTTGCGGGAGAGAGAGCGAAGTGTTCGGGGCCGCAGAACGGATACGGGCGATCTCCCCATCCACCCCGTTCCAGGTGATGCGCTTTATAGCCACTCACGAGAATCTTAAAGATCTACAACCGGACCGCCAGCAGGGCGAACAGATCTGTACGGAACTGCGTCGGGTCCTCGACCATGTATACCTGTTCAACACGCCGGGAACAACCGAACTCGATTCCCGGTGCCCGGCCTGCGGGGCAACCATCGTCCACCGGGTCTTCTTCGGGCCCATGGCGGCTCGGGTTCTCACCTGCCTGCCGGATGGGGTCTGCAGCTGCGGGTACCGTTTCCCCTGCCGGGGGGAGATCGAGCCGATTCCCGAAACCGGCCCACGGGTCCTTGGCGGTTATCGCTCGATTATGGGTGTGAAGTTCATAGCAAACATTCTCATGGTTCTCGGGATTACCGATGAGCGGGAGATCGACCGGCTCTGCAACACCGTGATCGCCAACGGGTATCTCCAGGCACTCCAGGACATGGAGGACAATGTCGGCACCTTCATCGGCATGGCCTATTACCTGGGAGCGCTTGCCGGCCGCGAGGCGGAGGCAAAACGCCTCACGGACTTTGTGCAGTCAGAAGTCAAGGATGTGAAGGATCGGGCTGCCCTTGCGGCAGAAAATCCCCGGGTTTACGTGGTCTTCTGCCACCCGCTCTTCCCGGTGTATGCAGCCAAATTCGTGAATCTGCTTGTCGGGATGGCCGGGGGTGTGAGCCTGAACCGGGAGCAGAACTTTATTGAGAGTAGGAATGCGGAATACACGGTTGATGCGCTCAACCGGCTGGATCCAGATGTCATACTTATCACCGGCCATTTCATCCCGCCCCTTGATGAGTTCCTCGGCACCTGCCGGGAGCTGGGTATCGGGTGCCGGGCGATTGGTGAACGGAGGGTGTATACCCTGGACAGCGAGCACACCTTGGGAACCCTGGGCTGGCTCATCACCCTGATGGACATTGCCAACCACCTCCACCCGGAGATCTTCCGGTACTCTCTTGAAGTGGAGAAGGCGAGACTGGACAAGGTGATTGCCGGTTTATCTGAGTAA
- a CDS encoding class I SAM-dependent methyltransferase → MKLPIQTTRKDRKTCWQNRWKQQRLARLAVPRTGSSDSFWNDKKRLSDHFIQNLNSWRREAEERITVMRIKDGSRVLDIGAGTGSLSVPLAAHGCDVVAVEPAEAMREALGLYEKQQNVRPVKVIPKRWEDIVTEDLGEPFDIVFASYSLMITDIGPALLKMQAACRGQVHLFWFLTQPYTALLNTALWPKVHGVEFPGEPTADCLWEVLYEMGIYANLAVEQSCEPAYFPTTGDAAKDFCRRLNCTNPEQERAVREYCETSLVRTDMGYRVAGEALGAHIWWEVESLGKQQGRKIKDVI, encoded by the coding sequence ATGAAATTACCAATACAAACAACCCGAAAGGATCGTAAAACCTGCTGGCAGAACCGGTGGAAACAGCAACGGCTCGCCCGGCTCGCGGTGCCACGAACAGGTTCATCGGACTCGTTCTGGAACGACAAAAAAAGGCTCTCTGATCACTTTATTCAGAATCTCAACAGCTGGCGCAGGGAAGCGGAAGAACGAATAACCGTCATGAGGATAAAGGATGGCTCGCGGGTGCTCGATATCGGGGCCGGCACCGGCTCGCTCTCCGTCCCGCTTGCGGCGCATGGCTGCGATGTTGTGGCCGTGGAACCCGCTGAAGCAATGCGTGAAGCGCTCGGGCTGTACGAAAAACAACAGAATGTCCGGCCTGTCAAGGTGATCCCGAAGCGGTGGGAGGATATTGTGACAGAGGATCTCGGGGAACCGTTCGATATCGTGTTCGCATCCTACAGCCTCATGATCACGGATATCGGGCCTGCCCTCCTGAAAATGCAGGCTGCATGCAGGGGACAGGTGCATCTCTTCTGGTTTTTGACCCAGCCGTACACGGCCCTGCTCAACACGGCGCTCTGGCCGAAAGTCCACGGAGTGGAATTCCCCGGCGAGCCCACGGCCGACTGCCTATGGGAGGTGCTGTACGAGATGGGGATCTATGCGAACCTGGCGGTGGAACAGAGTTGCGAGCCGGCATACTTTCCCACCACCGGTGATGCGGCAAAGGACTTCTGCAGGCGCCTGAACTGTACGAACCCGGAACAGGAGCGGGCCGTTCGGGAATACTGCGAGACTTCCCTTGTAAGAACGGACATGGGGTACCGTGTTGCGGGAGAGGCACTCGGGGCGCACATCTGGTGGGAGGTAGAATCGTTGGGCAAGCAACAGGGCAGGAAGATAAAGGATGTCATTTAG
- a CDS encoding TOBE domain-containing protein, with product MKISARNQIAGTVKSIKKGPVSTEVVITIAGGGEIVSSITTHSAEHLKLKEGLKVHAIVKASEVMVGVD from the coding sequence ATGAAGATCAGTGCGCGAAACCAGATTGCGGGCACCGTGAAGTCTATCAAGAAGGGCCCGGTCAGTACCGAAGTCGTGATCACCATTGCAGGTGGTGGCGAGATCGTCTCATCCATCACCACACATTCTGCGGAACACCTGAAACTGAAAGAAGGGCTGAAGGTGCACGCGATTGTCAAGGCCTCGGAAGTGATGGTCGGGGTCGATTAA